A region from the Nitrospirota bacterium genome encodes:
- a CDS encoding response regulator, translating to MGKEKTSRIIPVLLLSAAGFAGNWFNLPLFFNLDFVFGSIFVMIAVGLYGTLPGILTAAVAASCTYFLWNNPWSIIIFTCEALFVGYTLEHKSKNMVLLDTFFWLLIGMPMGWVFFSSIMGVTHQGALLLMLKQAINGIFNTLLATFLLAFINYYKFRGKPNHTPTISFRHAIGNILTAAILFPALFFMISNIRDEMDHQESQMKRRVLNVSNASREMLKNWLDEHREVLQVVSYFEKEPDVTSQEKIQNDIEFIRKTTTDFLHVGVLNSRGVAVARSPRTDGKGKSGIGTDFSETQAYKELRRTLQPVVSDVTIGRNHSTPYIFMAVPTIDSGELKGACVGDLDLAEFTVKLKSIIRQRPVEITVFDSKKNIIVSTGGEWKIMDTFQRPGNAEIRTFDNGIYQWVPKPEQNVSTLTRWGKALFAKETTPGDKAPWTIVVEVPMSPYIGKVQTTAINNLTAMMFLVLMAVFFSHYLSRGLVASLGRLQNITSDIPVKLTRQDNIMWPESSITEISGLINNFKLTTEVLRQNFSELRTINETLEQRVQERTGELSREIAERKQAGNELVKSEARLKEAQKIAHIGNWEWDIINNALWWSDEAFRIFNLLPGQEISVEIFSNKLFHEDRKRVLESINNAVSKGAPLQLDYRIEMPAGEPRYIHEESRTICDEHNRAVRRVGTVQDVTDLKIVEDALRESEERYRLLVDNIPLGITLVDSDYRVIMANPLYEKWFRKARSEFEGKHCHKEFEKRDLPCPHCPGTVSMATGKPAEAYTEGVRDDGSRFSVHIRTAPFFGADAVPKGFIEVVEDITGLKHAEEEQRRLEEQLRHSQKMEAVGLLAGGVAHDFNNILTAIIGYAHVTMIKMTDGDPLKNNIELILQSSQRAASLIQSLLAFSRKQIINPGPADLNEIVGHLDKLLRRVIGEDIELKTALHRTPLTIMADRGQIEQVVMNLATNARDAMPAGGSLTIKTEAVQLDEKFIREYGFGKPGEYALLSIADTGTGIDEKTRGRIFEPFFTTKEVGRGTGLGLSMVYGAVQQNKGHINIDSESGKGTTVRIYLPLMATAVKEDRQTEDAVIKRGTETILIAEDDQSIRKLMNSILKEFGYTPLLAEDGIEAIEIYNKNKEDIHLLILDVIMPRKDGKAVYEEIRKSKPGIKALFISGYTADILDRKVLLEDGINLMTKPIMPEELLKKVRDILDE from the coding sequence ATGGGTAAAGAAAAGACAAGTAGAATCATACCGGTACTGTTGCTCAGCGCGGCAGGTTTTGCCGGCAACTGGTTCAACCTTCCATTATTTTTCAATCTCGATTTCGTGTTCGGTTCCATCTTCGTGATGATTGCAGTGGGCCTGTACGGAACACTGCCCGGTATTCTTACGGCAGCCGTTGCCGCAAGCTGCACATACTTCCTGTGGAACAATCCCTGGTCCATAATCATCTTCACTTGTGAAGCATTGTTTGTCGGATATACCCTCGAACACAAATCGAAAAACATGGTATTGCTCGACACCTTCTTCTGGCTTTTGATCGGGATGCCGATGGGCTGGGTATTTTTCAGCAGCATAATGGGAGTTACTCACCAGGGCGCTTTGCTGTTAATGTTAAAGCAGGCGATTAACGGGATATTCAACACCCTGCTTGCGACCTTTTTGCTTGCTTTCATTAATTACTATAAATTCAGGGGGAAGCCAAACCATACCCCAACCATATCTTTCCGTCATGCCATAGGGAACATATTAACCGCGGCGATACTTTTCCCGGCCCTGTTTTTTATGATCTCCAATATAAGGGACGAAATGGACCATCAAGAGAGTCAGATGAAGAGGAGGGTGCTGAATGTTTCAAATGCGTCCCGTGAGATGCTGAAAAACTGGCTGGATGAACACCGGGAGGTCCTTCAGGTGGTGTCCTATTTTGAAAAAGAACCGGACGTGACCTCACAGGAAAAGATACAGAACGATATTGAATTCATAAGAAAGACAACAACAGATTTCCTTCATGTCGGGGTACTGAACAGCAGGGGAGTCGCTGTCGCACGTTCACCGAGAACAGACGGCAAAGGCAAATCCGGCATCGGGACGGATTTTTCCGAAACGCAGGCGTATAAGGAATTGAGACGCACGCTTCAGCCTGTTGTTTCAGACGTAACCATAGGACGCAACCATTCAACACCGTATATCTTCATGGCGGTCCCGACGATTGATTCCGGTGAATTAAAAGGGGCCTGCGTCGGAGACCTTGACCTTGCTGAGTTCACAGTAAAATTAAAGAGTATCATTCGCCAGCGGCCTGTTGAGATCACCGTATTTGACAGTAAGAAAAACATTATAGTCAGCACCGGCGGCGAGTGGAAAATTATGGACACTTTCCAGCGTCCGGGAAACGCCGAGATCAGGACCTTTGATAACGGCATATACCAGTGGGTGCCTAAGCCGGAACAAAATGTCAGCACGCTGACGCGCTGGGGAAAGGCGCTCTTTGCAAAGGAAACGACGCCCGGTGATAAAGCGCCATGGACCATCGTTGTTGAGGTCCCCATGTCTCCTTACATTGGAAAGGTGCAAACTACAGCGATTAACAACCTCACTGCCATGATGTTCCTCGTGCTGATGGCGGTTTTCTTCTCTCATTATTTAAGCAGGGGGCTGGTTGCCTCTTTAGGAAGACTTCAGAATATCACAAGCGACATCCCGGTGAAATTAACCCGGCAGGACAACATAATGTGGCCGGAAAGCTCTATCACCGAAATATCCGGCCTGATAAATAATTTTAAACTGACAACGGAAGTGCTCAGGCAGAATTTTTCAGAGTTGAGGACAATCAATGAAACTCTTGAGCAGCGTGTACAAGAGCGGACAGGAGAGCTCTCCAGAGAAATAGCGGAGCGCAAGCAGGCCGGAAATGAGCTGGTCAAAAGCGAAGCGAGACTGAAGGAGGCCCAAAAGATTGCGCATATCGGCAACTGGGAGTGGGACATTATCAATAATGCCCTTTGGTGGTCGGATGAGGCCTTTCGCATTTTCAATCTCCTGCCGGGTCAGGAAATTTCTGTTGAAATCTTCAGTAATAAGCTTTTCCATGAAGACAGAAAACGAGTGCTTGAGAGCATAAACAACGCTGTTTCTAAAGGGGCTCCCCTGCAGCTTGATTACCGGATAGAGATGCCGGCTGGTGAACCCCGGTACATTCATGAAGAATCAAGAACGATCTGCGATGAACACAACAGGGCTGTCAGAAGAGTTGGAACTGTTCAGGACGTTACAGACCTCAAAATAGTGGAGGATGCGCTGAGGGAGAGCGAGGAGCGTTACCGCCTGCTGGTAGATAATATCCCGCTCGGCATCACGTTGGTAGATTCGGACTACAGGGTCATCATGGCAAACCCCCTGTATGAAAAATGGTTTCGCAAGGCCCGCTCTGAATTCGAGGGAAAGCACTGTCATAAGGAATTTGAAAAACGGGACCTTCCCTGCCCCCATTGCCCGGGCACGGTTTCCATGGCTACAGGAAAACCCGCGGAGGCGTATACCGAGGGGGTCCGCGATGACGGCAGCAGGTTCTCAGTGCATATCCGGACTGCTCCGTTTTTTGGCGCCGATGCGGTCCCAAAAGGCTTTATTGAGGTAGTGGAGGACATCACAGGACTTAAACATGCTGAGGAAGAGCAGAGGAGACTGGAAGAACAGCTTCGCCACTCGCAGAAGATGGAGGCGGTCGGCCTGCTTGCGGGCGGAGTTGCGCACGACTTCAATAATATCCTTACGGCAATAATCGGTTACGCCCACGTAACCATGATCAAGATGACAGATGGCGATCCCTTAAAAAATAATATAGAGCTTATACTCCAATCTTCGCAAAGGGCGGCGAGCCTGATACAAAGCCTTCTTGCATTCAGCAGGAAGCAGATAATAAATCCCGGTCCTGCTGACCTGAATGAAATTGTGGGCCACCTGGACAAGCTCCTCAGGCGTGTGATCGGTGAAGACATAGAATTAAAAACAGCGCTGCACAGGACGCCCCTGACAATAATGGCCGACAGGGGACAGATAGAGCAGGTTGTAATGAACCTCGCCACCAACGCAAGGGATGCGATGCCGGCAGGAGGTTCGCTCACAATTAAAACTGAAGCAGTCCAATTAGATGAGAAGTTTATAAGGGAATATGGTTTTGGGAAGCCGGGTGAATATGCTCTTCTTTCGATAGCGGACACCGGTACCGGAATAGACGAAAAGACCAGGGGAAGGATATTTGAGCCTTTCTTTACCACAAAAGAGGTGGGCCGCGGCACGGGGCTTGGCCTTTCAATGGTGTACGGGGCGGTGCAGCAGAATAAAGGTCATATCAATATAGACAGCGAATCAGGAAAAGGCACGACAGTCAGGATATACCTGCCTTTGATGGCAACCGCTGTCAAAGAAGACCGGCAGACAGAGGACGCAGTTATTAAGAGGGGGACCGAGACGATACTGATTGCAGAAGATGATCAATCAATAAGGAAGCTTATGAACTCAATACTCAAAGAGTTTGGTTATACCCCCCTTCTGGCAGAGGACGGCATTGAGGCCATTGAAATATACAATAAAAACAAAGAAGACATCCACCTGCTTATCCTTGATGTTATAATGCCGAGGAAGGACGGAAAGGCGGTGTATGAAGAGATAAGAAAGTCCAAACCCGGAATCAAGGCGCTTTTCATAAGCGGATATACTGCTGACATTCTCGACAGAAAGGTCCTTCTGGAAGACGGCATAAACTTGATGACGAAACCCATTATGCCTGAAGAATTATTAAAAAAGGTAAGGGACATTCTTGATGAATAG
- the murA gene encoding UDP-N-acetylglucosamine 1-carboxyvinyltransferase: MDKIEITGGIKLRGEVAISGAKNAVLPLMTASVLSSGESVIGNVPHLRDVRTMGSLLAHLGFGFHLENNEIILNTKKITSVDAPYDFVKTMRASVLVLGPLLARTGKAKVSLPGGCAIGARPINLHIMGLEKMGAKITLSEGYIEAKAKRLKGAAIYFDTQTVTGTENLMMAAALADGTTVLENAACEPEVVDLANALISIGAKIEGAGTSIIKITGVNKLKPLDYMVIPDRIETATFIAAAAITRGDVKIKKCKPGHLEAVINKMKEAGVKVSHKNDRLTVKGPERLTSVDIKTVPYPGFPTDMQAQFMAMMAVADGTSLITENIFENRFMHVAELRRMGADVTVEGSTATVKGVDSLKGAPVMATDLRASASLVVAGLAAEGTTVIDRVYHLDRGYEKIEEKLKMLGANIRRVK, from the coding sequence ATGGACAAGATAGAAATTACAGGCGGAATTAAATTGCGCGGCGAGGTTGCGATCAGCGGCGCAAAGAACGCGGTGCTTCCTCTTATGACCGCCTCGGTACTCAGCTCCGGCGAGAGCGTTATCGGGAACGTTCCGCACCTTCGGGACGTCAGGACCATGGGCAGCCTTCTCGCGCATCTCGGGTTTGGATTCCACCTTGAAAACAATGAGATCATTCTGAATACAAAAAAAATAACATCTGTTGACGCGCCGTATGATTTCGTTAAGACAATGCGCGCATCCGTGCTTGTGTTAGGCCCGTTACTCGCAAGGACCGGAAAGGCAAAGGTGTCCTTGCCCGGCGGCTGCGCGATCGGGGCGAGGCCCATTAATCTGCACATCATGGGACTGGAAAAGATGGGGGCAAAAATTACTTTGTCGGAGGGATACATTGAGGCAAAGGCAAAACGCCTTAAAGGGGCCGCGATTTATTTTGATACACAGACTGTGACGGGGACTGAAAACCTGATGATGGCCGCGGCCCTTGCTGACGGGACCACTGTTCTTGAGAACGCGGCCTGCGAGCCTGAAGTCGTGGACCTCGCAAACGCCTTGATCTCGATAGGGGCGAAGATCGAAGGCGCAGGCACGAGCATTATCAAAATCACAGGCGTCAACAAACTGAAGCCGCTTGATTACATGGTCATCCCTGACAGGATAGAGACAGCGACATTTATCGCCGCCGCCGCTATCACGCGGGGAGATGTAAAGATAAAAAAGTGCAAGCCGGGGCATCTTGAGGCTGTCATCAATAAAATGAAGGAAGCCGGCGTAAAGGTTTCACACAAGAACGACAGGCTGACCGTGAAAGGGCCTGAGAGACTAACATCGGTGGACATAAAGACCGTGCCATATCCGGGATTCCCGACCGACATGCAGGCGCAGTTCATGGCTATGATGGCGGTAGCTGACGGCACGAGCCTTATCACCGAGAATATATTCGAGAACAGGTTCATGCACGTGGCGGAGTTGAGAAGGATGGGAGCGGATGTAACGGTGGAAGGCTCGACCGCAACGGTCAAAGGAGTAGACTCACTTAAAGGCGCTCCTGTCATGGCAACCGACTTGCGCGCCAGCGCGTCTCTCGTTGTCGCTGGACTCGCGGCAGAGGGAACAACGGTCATTGACAGGGTCTATCACCTCGACAGGGGCTATGAAAAAATAGAGGAGAAATTGAAAATGTTAGGCGCGAACATCAGGAGAGTGAAATGA
- the hisD gene encoding histidinol dehydrogenase, protein MRAIKGNQVDVFIEQLKKRASVSIIEDEIQKTVRKIISDVKRQGDRAVRKYTEKFDRVKLKGLAISQKEIESSAKEVDDKFSKALRHAAGRIKIFHEQQREKSWQFSENGITTGQIIRPIERVGIYVPGGKAAYPSTVLMNVIPAQVAGVNEIAMCVPTPGGTLNPYVASAVKLLGVKEVYRIGGAQAVAALAYGTATIKKVDKIVGPGNIFVAVAKRMVFGDVGIDMVAGPSEILIIADKTANASFIASDLLSQAEHDEMASSVLITDSESFADKVQEELSSQLRQLKRKVIAKKSLAKYGAIIITKNLDSAIAIANRIAPEHLEVMTKNPSALLPKIKNAGAIFLGKWTPEPLGDYAAGPNHTLPTSGTARFSSPLGVYDFTKRTSLINATKEGFDKLAGTVETLADVEGLEAHGNTIRCRRGF, encoded by the coding sequence ATGAGGGCCATAAAAGGAAACCAGGTTGACGTATTTATCGAGCAACTGAAAAAAAGGGCCTCTGTCTCAATAATTGAAGACGAGATCCAGAAGACGGTCAGGAAGATCATCTCTGATGTGAAAAGACAGGGCGACAGGGCGGTCAGAAAATACACTGAGAAATTTGACCGCGTAAAATTAAAAGGGCTCGCAATCAGTCAGAAGGAGATCGAGTCCTCCGCTAAAGAGGTTGACGATAAATTCTCAAAGGCGCTGAGGCACGCAGCCGGAAGGATAAAAATATTCCATGAGCAGCAGAGAGAAAAGTCATGGCAGTTCTCAGAAAACGGAATCACAACCGGACAGATTATAAGGCCGATTGAAAGGGTTGGAATATACGTCCCCGGCGGCAAGGCAGCGTATCCATCAACTGTCTTAATGAATGTTATCCCCGCGCAGGTGGCAGGCGTTAACGAGATAGCGATGTGCGTCCCGACCCCGGGAGGCACACTCAATCCCTATGTTGCCTCCGCTGTAAAACTTTTAGGCGTGAAGGAAGTCTACAGGATAGGCGGGGCCCAGGCAGTGGCCGCGCTTGCGTACGGGACAGCAACGATCAAAAAAGTTGATAAGATCGTCGGCCCCGGAAATATTTTTGTGGCGGTCGCAAAGAGGATGGTCTTTGGAGATGTTGGGATTGATATGGTTGCGGGGCCGAGCGAGATTTTAATTATTGCCGACAAAACCGCGAATGCATCTTTCATAGCATCAGACCTTCTCAGCCAGGCCGAGCATGATGAAATGGCGTCATCGGTGCTGATCACCGATTCGGAAAGTTTCGCTGATAAAGTGCAGGAAGAGCTTTCATCGCAATTAAGACAACTTAAGAGAAAAGTCATAGCAAAAAAATCTCTCGCGAAATACGGGGCAATAATCATCACAAAGAATCTTGATTCAGCAATCGCGATTGCAAACCGTATCGCGCCGGAACATCTTGAAGTGATGACAAAGAATCCCTCAGCACTATTGCCTAAAATAAAAAACGCGGGCGCGATCTTTCTTGGCAAATGGACGCCTGAGCCCCTCGGCGATTACGCTGCAGGGCCGAATCACACACTCCCCACCAGCGGCACAGCCCGCTTTTCCTCACCGCTCGGCGTATATGATTTCACAAAACGCACAAGCCTGATCAATGCGACAAAAGAAGGGTTCGATAAACTCGCCGGTACAGTTGAGACCCTCGCGGATGTTGAAGGCCTTGAGGCGCATGGGAATACGATTAGATGCAGGCGCGGGTTTTAA
- a CDS encoding CAAX prenyl protease-related protein: MPRTTNSLKSKWNDLSTQEWFPRVFPFAVFMAFVMLESAFTSHVYLIYIAKSITVGLILLYFRNRYSEISWNISLKDISLAVIFGITVFILWINMTWDFAVIGSPRTNNPYTMLGKGILYPAIFFRILGASVVVPVMEEIFWRSFVIRWIDDKNFLSMPVGTFSLQSFFITVLLFGSEHNLWLAGIVAGILYNLLLYYKKSISLCIIAHGVTNFILGIYVLYTDKWMFW, encoded by the coding sequence ATGCCCCGAACCACCAATTCATTAAAATCAAAATGGAATGATCTGTCTACACAGGAATGGTTTCCGAGGGTGTTCCCGTTCGCCGTCTTCATGGCATTTGTCATGCTGGAATCCGCATTCACCAGTCATGTGTACCTTATATATATCGCAAAGAGTATCACTGTTGGGTTGATATTACTGTACTTCAGGAACAGGTATTCCGAAATAAGCTGGAACATCTCTTTGAAAGATATCTCCCTTGCCGTCATCTTTGGAATTACGGTTTTTATCTTATGGATAAATATGACTTGGGACTTCGCGGTAATCGGTTCGCCGCGTACCAATAATCCTTATACAATGCTTGGCAAAGGTATTCTCTATCCCGCGATCTTCTTCCGCATCCTTGGGGCCTCGGTTGTGGTCCCTGTAATGGAAGAGATTTTCTGGAGATCGTTTGTAATAAGATGGATCGATGATAAAAATTTTCTCTCCATGCCAGTAGGCACATTCAGCCTTCAATCTTTTTTCATCACTGTCCTGCTCTTCGGGTCAGAGCACAATTTGTGGCTGGCTGGCATCGTTGCAGGAATTCTCTACAATCTGCTTTTGTACTACAAGAAAAGCATATCCCTGTGCATTATCGCTCACGGCGTCACGAATTTCATCCTGGGGATTTACGTTCTTTATACGGACAAGTGGATGTTCTGGTGA
- a CDS encoding succinate dehydrogenase/fumarate reductase iron-sulfur subunit gives MNLTLFIWRQKGPDEKGRLEQYEAKNISAEMSFLEMLDVVNEGLIKNGKEPVAFDHDCREGICGMCSQVINGVPHGPKEKTTVCQLHMRNFKDGDSIYIEPFRARAFPVIKDLIVDRSALDRVIQSGGYISVHTGGVPDANAILLPKENAGTAMDASECIGCGACVAACPNGSAMLFTAAKVTHLAMLPQGKIEAARRVCVMTDAMMNEGFGNCSNHYECQAVCPKGIKVQFIAKLNREFMKAVIHRKGGF, from the coding sequence ATGAATCTTACTCTCTTCATATGGCGGCAGAAGGGCCCGGATGAAAAAGGCAGGCTCGAACAGTACGAGGCAAAAAATATTAGCGCTGAGATGTCATTTCTTGAAATGCTCGATGTTGTTAATGAAGGGCTGATAAAAAACGGGAAGGAGCCTGTTGCCTTTGACCATGATTGCCGCGAGGGGATCTGCGGCATGTGCTCGCAGGTGATAAACGGGGTCCCTCACGGACCAAAGGAGAAGACAACGGTTTGCCAGCTTCACATGAGGAATTTTAAAGACGGGGACTCGATATACATTGAACCATTTCGCGCAAGGGCGTTCCCTGTGATAAAAGATTTGATCGTGGACCGCAGCGCACTGGACCGCGTAATCCAGTCCGGCGGATACATCTCAGTACACACCGGCGGTGTCCCTGATGCAAATGCCATTCTCCTTCCCAAAGAAAATGCCGGGACAGCAATGGACGCTTCCGAATGCATAGGCTGCGGAGCGTGTGTTGCCGCATGTCCCAATGGCTCTGCCATGCTTTTCACAGCCGCAAAGGTAACCCATCTCGCAATGCTTCCGCAGGGAAAAATTGAAGCGGCCCGTCGTGTCTGCGTGATGACCGACGCGATGATGAATGAAGGCTTCGGCAATTGCAGCAATCACTATGAATGCCAGGCAGTCTGCCCCAAAGGAATCAAAGTGCAATTCATCGCAAAGCTGAACAGGGAATTCATGAAGGCTGTGATACACCGTAAGGGCGGGTTTTAA
- a CDS encoding fumarate reductase/succinate dehydrogenase flavoprotein subunit encodes MILNGKCPAGPLAEKWDRRRNEMKLVSPANKRKYKIIVAGTGLAGASAAATLGELGYNVEAFCYQDSPRRGHSIAAQGGINAAKNYPNDGDSIFRLFYDTIKGGDFRGREANIYRLAVLSNNIIDQCVAQGVPFARDYAGYLENRSFGGVQVSRTFYARGQTGQQLLLGAYGALSRQIKEGTVRLHPRTEMLDLVIIDGEAKGITVRDLVTGKIECYAADAVCLCTGGYANVFHLSTNAMGSNVTAAYRAYKKGAFFANPCFTQIHPTCIPVSGEQQSKLTLMSESLRNDGRVWTPKNKRDRRVPNDIPEAERDYFLERKYPAYGNLAPRDIASRAAKDICDEGRGAGSSGYGVYLDFADAIKRLGENKLRERYGNLFDMYEKITGENAYRQPMRIYPAPHYAMGGLWVDYNLQSNVPGLFVLGEANFSDHGANRLGASALMQGLADGYFIIPYTISDYLAQTAFGKVNEGHPEFRKSREDLETLTKKLLSINGRKTVSEFHRELGRIMWDNVGMERNEESLKKAIALIPGLRTEFWGNVKIPGNGIELNQELEKAGRVADFLEFGELMARDALHRNESCGGHFRTEYQMPDGEARRDDENFCYVAAWEFKGVDKGPELHKEPLVFENVELAVRNYK; translated from the coding sequence ATGATACTCAACGGAAAATGTCCGGCAGGGCCGCTTGCTGAAAAATGGGACAGGCGCCGCAATGAAATGAAGCTGGTCAGTCCTGCCAACAAGCGAAAATATAAGATCATCGTTGCCGGCACAGGTCTTGCCGGGGCGTCAGCCGCCGCGACCCTCGGAGAACTTGGATACAATGTTGAGGCCTTCTGCTATCAGGACAGCCCGCGCAGGGGCCACAGCATTGCGGCACAGGGCGGCATCAATGCGGCAAAGAATTATCCGAACGACGGTGACAGTATCTTCCGGCTTTTTTATGACACGATCAAGGGAGGGGATTTCAGGGGGCGCGAGGCGAATATTTACAGGCTTGCGGTATTGAGCAACAACATCATAGACCAGTGCGTTGCCCAGGGAGTTCCCTTTGCCAGAGACTATGCGGGATATCTTGAAAACCGCTCCTTCGGCGGAGTGCAGGTATCACGCACCTTTTACGCGAGAGGGCAGACAGGACAGCAGTTGCTGCTCGGCGCTTACGGCGCGCTTTCACGCCAGATCAAAGAGGGGACTGTCCGGCTTCATCCGCGCACAGAGATGCTTGACCTTGTAATTATTGACGGCGAGGCAAAAGGGATCACAGTGCGCGATCTTGTGACGGGTAAGATTGAATGTTACGCGGCGGACGCGGTTTGCCTCTGCACCGGCGGCTATGCGAATGTCTTTCACCTCTCAACCAATGCAATGGGATCAAATGTCACCGCAGCGTATCGCGCCTACAAAAAAGGGGCGTTCTTTGCGAATCCGTGTTTCACGCAAATACATCCGACATGCATCCCCGTCTCAGGCGAACAACAGTCGAAACTTACCTTGATGTCAGAGTCTCTGAGAAATGACGGCAGGGTCTGGACGCCAAAAAACAAACGAGACAGGCGCGTGCCCAATGATATTCCCGAAGCAGAGCGTGATTATTTCCTTGAGCGCAAATATCCGGCTTACGGGAACCTCGCCCCTCGTGACATAGCATCGCGCGCCGCAAAGGATATCTGTGATGAAGGGCGCGGGGCCGGAAGCAGCGGTTACGGAGTTTACCTCGATTTCGCTGACGCAATAAAACGCCTCGGTGAAAATAAACTTCGTGAACGATACGGGAACCTCTTTGACATGTATGAAAAGATCACCGGAGAGAATGCCTATAGACAGCCGATGCGCATTTATCCCGCGCCTCACTACGCAATGGGCGGGCTCTGGGTTGATTACAATCTGCAAAGCAATGTCCCCGGACTGTTTGTCCTTGGCGAGGCCAATTTCTCAGACCACGGCGCTAACCGCCTCGGGGCAAGCGCGCTCATGCAGGGGCTGGCTGACGGCTACTTCATCATTCCATACACGATATCAGATTATCTTGCTCAAACTGCTTTTGGAAAAGTTAATGAGGGACATCCTGAATTCAGAAAATCAAGGGAAGATTTGGAGACACTCACGAAAAAACTTTTATCAATAAACGGGAGGAAAACTGTAAGTGAATTTCACCGTGAACTCGGCAGGATTATGTGGGACAATGTTGGAATGGAGCGAAACGAAGAAAGCCTGAAGAAGGCGATTGCACTCATCCCCGGACTACGCACGGAATTTTGGGGAAATGTGAAAATCCCCGGCAACGGCATTGAGTTAAACCAGGAATTGGAGAAGGCAGGCCGTGTCGCGGACTTCCTTGAATTCGGTGAACTTATGGCGCGCGACGCCTTGCATAGAAATGAATCCTGCGGAGGACACTTCCGCACTGAATACCAGATGCCTGACGGCGAGGCAAGGCGCGATGATGAGAATTTCTGTTATGTCGCCGCCTGGGAGTTCAAGGGCGTTGATAAAGGACCAGAGCTTCACAAGGAACCGCTGGTGTTTGAGAATGTCGAACTTGCAGTCCGAAACTATAAATGA
- a CDS encoding succinate dehydrogenase cytochrome b subunit gives MLFFKNTVGRKIVIAVTGQLMVVFVIFHLLGNYFNPYSINLPNSGVLLWMMRVVMLISFLLHAFFSIQVELENRRAKPEAYAVKKNIRATFAGKTMLWTGLLIAAYIIYHVLQVKFLVLEGSFQVGYAVAAVYAAALVTLFLHLYHGIASFFQTMGWNSERALPVIEKIGKGLAVVLLAGYISIIIFNRI, from the coding sequence ATGTTGTTTTTTAAAAACACTGTCGGCAGAAAAATAGTAATCGCGGTTACCGGCCAGTTGATGGTGGTGTTTGTTATCTTCCACCTGCTGGGAAACTACTTCAACCCTTACTCAATTAATCTTCCCAACAGCGGAGTCCTCCTGTGGATGATGCGCGTTGTGATGCTCATTTCTTTTCTCCTGCACGCGTTTTTCAGCATACAGGTTGAACTCGAAAACCGCAGGGCCAAACCGGAAGCATACGCTGTTAAGAAAAACATTCGCGCTACTTTCGCGGGAAAGACCATGCTATGGACAGGACTGCTGATCGCCGCTTACATTATCTATCACGTGCTGCAAGTGAAGTTCTTGGTCCTGGAAGGCAGTTTCCAGGTAGGCTACGCTGTAGCGGCTGTTTATGCTGCCGCCCTTGTAACTTTGTTTCTCCATCTGTACCACGGCATTGCAAGTTTTTTCCAGACAATGGGATGGAACAGCGAAAGGGCGCTTCCTGTCATAGAGAAGATCGGCAAAGGCCTGGCAGTTGTCCTTCTCGCCGGGTATATTTCCATAATAATATTTAACAGGATTTAA